A window of Candidatus Methylacidiphilales bacterium genomic DNA:
CGTGAGTCAAAGTCATCGAAGGAAGGTATGTCTGGCCGGCTAAACTGGGCGTTGCGAGATTAGCATCCAACCTGACAGGTAGCCCACACAGATCGGCAATTTGTTTTGCGAGGGTAAGCACGTCCAGAGCAGTGTCGGAGCCGATGTTATAAATCTCGCGAGGTTTTCCACGAGCTGCCAGACTCCAGAGCATCGCTGCCATCTCAAAGCCATGTTGATAGCTTCGAATAGCGCTGGGATTCCTCACGATGAGAGGTTCACGACGCAGAGCGCTTCGCAAAAAATAAGAGACAGCATAGTGCGAATCGAGCGAAAGATATGGGCCTACGAAGGCAAAAAGTCGAGCGATTATCGGCTCGAAGGAGGGGTTTTCAGCCGCCCAACATGCCAGCATCATTTCGGCGCAACGTTTCGCTTCGCCGTAAGCTTCTTGGGAGCAACGTGTATCTGGGGCTGTCAAGCTAGTTTCTTCAAGAGGTGCAGAGTGGCTTCGAACACCGTATACAGCGCCGGAGCTTGTAAAAAGAAATTTCTGCGATCCAAGCGCATTCGCCACGGTGAGCATATGACGCATAACAGTAACCGTTTCTGGAATTACTCTCGTAGGGCGGCTCATTAGCTCTTGCGCTGATACTTCAGCAGCACCATGAATGATAAGACTCACACGTCGCGGACAGGCTTGAGCTTTTGCCACAATGGTGCTCACACATTGCGGCTGGGTGAGATCTGCGGATATGAGTTGGAGGCGTTGTGAAAAAACCTCAAAAAGATGCGGCATCTCCAGTTGCAATCTTTCGGGCCTGCGCGATACGACGAATAAGCATTCAGGAATAATACCAAACGTCACCTTACCCCATGCGGCAACCTCGAGGAGCCATTTGCCGACGAAACCGCTTCCGCCGGAGATGAGGATAGCTTGCTGATGCAGGAGTCCATTGAGATCTTGACGCAAGATTTTACTGACATCAGGCGGAATGTATGGAACAGCCCTAGATTGCATCGTCTACTAATACTACTCTTCTACTGAAATGGGGAACGATTTTTGCCGAGTCGAGGTTTTTCCGATTGCCTTAAGTGCCCGATTTAGGCAATTTTTCTCGCCATGCCCGACTCCTTATTTTCTACGACTGATCTGCAAACCGGCTCTTACTGCATACATAAAAGTTGGGGTTTTGGAAAAATCCGCGAAATTGACACGACGAGCGGCAAAGTTGTGATCGATTTTGCTCAAAAAAGCAATCATCTGATGGACATAGAGTATGCTGAGGAGAGCTTGGAAATCCTTCCGCCAGATCATGTCCTAGTGCTTAAATATAATAAATCCGAAGAGCTGCGCACTCTTGCCAACAACGACCCTGTAGCTCTAGTGGAGAGGCTCGTTCGCTCATTAGAGACTCAAGCTTCTTGCGAAAAAATACAGGAAATTCTGTGTCCGGAAATTGTTGCTGAAACGGACTGGAAGAAATGGTGGGAGAACACGCGCAACCTGCTAAAGAAGAGCGGTCGGTTTGAAATTCCGAATAAGAAAAATGCTCCAATCAAGGTGCTTGAAAGGGCCTTACTGCCCCAGGACAAGGCGTTGCAAGATTTGATGAACGCAAAGGGGCCTGCGGAATTTATCAAGGCGTTGGAGGGTCTAAAGAAATATGAATCCCTTCTGCGAGATAACGAGGCGCAAGCACAGACTATTCTTGGTTTAATTGAATCGGTTTTGAGCAAAACCCCTAAATCGCAGTTTGCGACGTGTATTCAGCTTATTTTTTACCGTAATTACTGGGCTCAACTTTTAGGCAAATCGGAGCGTGAACTATCCCCACAACCGCTCGATGTGCTTCCCTCGAATATATCTAGCTGGGTGCAAGTCTTTGAGAAACTCTCTTCCCATCAACAAGCCGCTCTTCTTCGGGAAATCAAGATGCGTCGCCCTAACGAATGGGAGGCTAATACAATAACCTTGCTCTGCTACGGTGATCAAAAATTAACGGAAAATATCGCTGAGCTTTATCGAGAAGAAGGGCAAGCAGAGGCGTTTTTGAATATCCTGAATCGGCTCATACAGGAGCGCCGACTAAATTCTGAATCGATGTTGTGGGTCTGCAAAAGTCGTTTCCCTGGCACGGAGCGGCTTCGCAAACCTGATTTAATCTTAGCCATCCTCTCCATAATCGAAAGGGAGCAGGCGATGGAAACCAAACGCTCCAATCGTCTCTACGATGCGCTTATTTCGGATAAAGGGATGCTTACAGATCTGCTCCAAAAAGCAGAAATCGAAGACGTCCGAGAT
This region includes:
- a CDS encoding NAD(P)-dependent oxidoreductase, whose protein sequence is MQSRAVPYIPPDVSKILRQDLNGLLHQQAILISGGSGFVGKWLLEVAAWGKVTFGIIPECLFVVSRRPERLQLEMPHLFEVFSQRLQLISADLTQPQCVSTIVAKAQACPRRVSLIIHGAAEVSAQELMSRPTRVIPETVTVMRHMLTVANALGSQKFLFTSSGAVYGVRSHSAPLEETSLTAPDTRCSQEAYGEAKRCAEMMLACWAAENPSFEPIIARLFAFVGPYLSLDSHYAVSYFLRSALRREPLIVRNPSAIRSYQHGFEMAAMLWSLAARGKPREIYNIGSDTALDVLTLAKQIADLCGLPVRLDANLATPSLAGQTYLPSMTLTHGLCGYTSWLSIKEALEQTISWHRSYSLIE
- a CDS encoding GreA/GreB family elongation factor; this translates as MPDSLFSTTDLQTGSYCIHKSWGFGKIREIDTTSGKVVIDFAQKSNHLMDIEYAEESLEILPPDHVLVLKYNKSEELRTLANNDPVALVERLVRSLETQASCEKIQEILCPEIVAETDWKKWWENTRNLLKKSGRFEIPNKKNAPIKVLERALLPQDKALQDLMNAKGPAEFIKALEGLKKYESLLRDNEAQAQTILGLIESVLSKTPKSQFATCIQLIFYRNYWAQLLGKSERELSPQPLDVLPSNISSWVQVFEKLSSHQQAALLREIKMRRPNEWEANTITLLCYGDQKLTENIAELYREEGQAEAFLNILNRLIQERRLNSESMLWVCKSRFPGTERLRKPDLILAILSIIEREQAMETKRSNRLYDALISDKGMLTDLLQKAEIEDVRDITRAVLLSTIFKDLDKRSFLASIIKLHPEVESMVSGQEQKSQNAQAQAPLIVSWESLARRKAELEELINKKIPDNSKEIAIARSYGDLRENHEFKAAKEMQRVLLRRKAELEEALSRAQGTDFRGVIADSVKIGTVVTLKNASDQKEITYTILGAWDSDPHQGIISYQSALGQALLNKKVGEWVTLQVEEGDPITAEVISIKPYVTE